The Pseudomonas fluorescens genome includes a window with the following:
- the hflD gene encoding high frequency lysogenization protein HflD produces the protein MSPLQEQLTALGGVFLAAVLVDRIAKTGQATEAGVACMLGSLLVRDPKDTLEVYGGDDLNLREGYRALIGALERDPSALQREPLRYALSMLGLERQLAKRDDLLETIGKRLPQIQSQVEHFGPSHENVVAACGALYQDTLSTLRQRIQVHGDMRNLQQPSNASKIRALLLAGIRSARLWRQLGGHRWQLVISRRKLLKELYPLMRNE, from the coding sequence ATGAGCCCCCTCCAGGAACAACTGACAGCATTGGGCGGTGTGTTTCTCGCCGCCGTGCTGGTGGACAGGATCGCCAAGACCGGCCAGGCCACCGAAGCGGGCGTAGCCTGCATGCTCGGCAGCCTGCTGGTTCGCGACCCCAAGGACACCCTGGAAGTCTACGGCGGCGACGACTTGAACCTGCGCGAAGGCTATCGTGCACTGATCGGCGCCCTGGAGCGCGATCCCAGCGCCCTGCAACGCGAACCGCTGCGTTATGCCCTGTCGATGCTGGGCCTTGAGCGCCAGCTGGCCAAGCGCGACGACCTGCTGGAGACCATCGGCAAACGCTTGCCGCAGATCCAGTCCCAGGTCGAGCACTTCGGCCCGTCCCACGAAAACGTCGTCGCGGCCTGCGGCGCGCTGTACCAGGACACCCTGAGTACCCTGCGCCAGCGCATCCAGGTGCATGGCGACATGCGCAACCTGCAGCAACCGAGCAATGCCTCGAAGATCCGCGCCCTGTTGCTGGCCGGTATCCGCTCGGCACGGTTGTGGCGGCAGTTGGGCGGCCATCGCTGGCAACTGGTGATCAGCCGGCGCAAATTGCTTAAAGAGCTTTACCCGTTGATGCGCAACGAATAA
- the mnmA gene encoding tRNA 2-thiouridine(34) synthase MnmA gives MRDPAPSDTSKKRVIVGMSGGVDSSVSALLLIEQGYEVEGLFMKNWEEDDGTEYCTAMDDLADAQAVCDKIGIKLHTANFAAEYWDNVFEHFLAEYKAGRTPNPDILCNREIKFKAFLDYAMMLGADLIATGHYVRRRDIDGRTELLKGLDPNKDQSYFLHAVGGEQIAKTLFPVGELEKPEVRAIAEKHQLATAKKKDSTGICFIGERRFSDFLKQYLPAQPGEIKTTEGEVIGRHHGLMYHTIGQRQGLGIGGLKDAGEEPWYVLVKDLEHNELIVGQGNDHPWLFSRALLASDIYWVNPIDLSEPRRLTAKVRYRQSDQPCTLEKTATGYRATFDDPQRAVTPGQSVVFYDGEICLGGGVIEVAEPWSSKA, from the coding sequence ATGCGTGATCCAGCTCCTTCTGACACATCCAAGAAGCGCGTCATTGTCGGCATGTCCGGCGGCGTGGACTCTTCCGTTTCCGCCCTTCTGCTGATCGAGCAGGGTTATGAGGTGGAAGGCCTGTTCATGAAGAACTGGGAAGAAGACGACGGCACCGAATACTGCACCGCCATGGACGACCTGGCGGACGCCCAGGCGGTGTGCGACAAGATCGGCATCAAGCTGCACACCGCCAACTTCGCCGCCGAGTACTGGGACAACGTGTTCGAGCACTTCCTGGCCGAATACAAGGCCGGCCGCACGCCGAACCCGGACATCCTCTGCAACCGCGAAATCAAGTTCAAGGCGTTCCTCGACTACGCCATGATGCTCGGCGCCGACCTGATCGCCACCGGCCACTACGTGCGCCGCCGCGACATCGACGGCCGCACCGAATTGCTCAAGGGCCTGGACCCGAACAAGGACCAGAGCTACTTCCTGCATGCCGTCGGCGGCGAGCAGATCGCCAAGACGCTGTTCCCGGTAGGCGAACTGGAAAAGCCCGAAGTGCGCGCGATCGCCGAAAAACACCAGCTCGCCACCGCCAAGAAAAAAGACTCCACCGGGATCTGCTTTATCGGCGAGCGCCGTTTCAGCGACTTCCTCAAGCAATACCTGCCGGCCCAACCGGGCGAGATCAAGACGACCGAAGGCGAGGTCATCGGCCGCCACCATGGCCTGATGTATCACACCATCGGCCAGCGCCAGGGCCTGGGCATCGGCGGCCTGAAAGACGCCGGGGAAGAGCCGTGGTACGTGCTGGTCAAGGACCTGGAGCACAATGAGCTGATCGTCGGCCAAGGCAACGACCATCCCTGGTTGTTTTCCCGCGCCCTGCTCGCCTCCGACATCTATTGGGTCAACCCGATCGACCTCAGCGAACCACGCCGCCTGACGGCCAAGGTTCGCTACCGCCAGAGCGACCAGCCCTGCACCCTGGAAAAAACCGCCACGGGCTACCGAGCCACCTTCGATGACCCGCAGCGGGCGGTCACGCCCGGCCAGTCCGTGGTGTTCTATGACGGCGAAATCTGCCTGGGCGGTGGCGTGATCGAAGTCGCAGAACCCTGGAGCAGCAAGGCATGA
- a CDS encoding NUDIX hydrolase, with protein MNWQPHITVATIVEDNGRFLMVEESKGGRAVLNQPAGHLDPDETLIEAAARETLEETGWDVEPTSVVGIYLYTAPSNGVTYQRVCFAAKALNHRPDYQLDDGILGAKWLSRDELLEQRDRWRSELIIRCIDDYLAGHCHSLTLIRPSL; from the coding sequence ATGAACTGGCAACCCCACATCACCGTCGCCACCATCGTCGAAGACAACGGTCGCTTCCTGATGGTGGAAGAATCCAAGGGTGGACGCGCGGTGCTCAACCAGCCCGCCGGCCACCTGGACCCCGACGAAACGCTGATCGAAGCCGCCGCGCGCGAAACCCTGGAAGAAACCGGCTGGGACGTCGAACCCACGAGCGTGGTGGGCATATATCTGTACACCGCCCCCAGCAACGGCGTGACCTACCAGCGAGTCTGTTTCGCCGCCAAGGCCTTGAATCATCGCCCTGACTATCAACTGGATGACGGTATCCTCGGCGCCAAATGGCTAAGCCGCGACGAACTGCTGGAGCAACGCGACCGCTGGCGCAGCGAGCTGATCATCCGCTGCATCGACGATTATCTGGCCGGCCACTGCCACAGTCTGACGCTGATCCGTCCTTCTCTTTAG
- a CDS encoding NADP-dependent isocitrate dehydrogenase, which yields MPTRSKIIYTFTDEAPALATYSLLPIVEAFTASADIAVETRDISLAGRILASFPEQLGDKAVADHLAELGDLAVTPEANIIKLPNISASVPQLQAAIKELQAQGYALPDYPETVTTDAEKDARARYDKVKGSAVNPVLREGNSDRRAPLSVKNYARKHPHKMGAWAADSKSHVAHMSTGDFYGSEKAALIDAAGSVKIELIAQDGTATVLKEKTTVQAGEILDCAVMSKNALRDFIAAEIEDAKQKGVLLSVHLKATMMKVSDPIMFGQIVAEFYKDALAKHAQVLEQIGFNLNNGIGDLYARIKALPAEQQAQIEADIQAVYAARPSLAMVNSDKGITNLHVPSDVIVDASMPAMIRDSGKMWGTDGQLHDTKAVIPDRCYATIYQAVIEDCKQHGAFDPTTMGSVPNVGLMAKKAEEYGSHDKTFQIKVDGVVRVSDSNGRTLLEQSVEAGDIFRMCQTKDAPIQDWVKLAVNRARASDTPAIFWLDPMRAHDGVVIEKVQTYLKDYDTAGLDIRIMAPVDAMKFTLARTREGKDTISVTGNVLRDYLTDLFPIMELGTSAKMLSIVPLMNGGGLFETGAGGSAPKHVQQLLEENFLRWDSLGEFLALAASLEHLGVTYNNPKALVLAKTLDQATGEFLDRNKSPSRKVGGIDNRGSHFYLTLFWAQALAAQDDDAALKAQFATLAKTLTDNEEKIVAELNAVQGKPVDIGGYYFANPELTSKAMRPSNTFNAAIAALV from the coding sequence ATGCCCACCCGCTCGAAGATCATCTATACCTTCACCGACGAAGCGCCCGCCCTCGCCACCTATTCGCTGCTGCCGATCGTCGAAGCCTTTACCGCTTCGGCCGATATCGCCGTGGAAACCCGCGATATCTCCCTCGCAGGGCGCATCCTGGCCAGCTTCCCCGAGCAACTGGGTGACAAAGCCGTAGCCGACCACCTCGCCGAATTGGGCGACCTGGCCGTTACGCCTGAAGCCAACATCATCAAGCTGCCGAACATCAGCGCCTCGGTGCCGCAACTGCAGGCCGCGATCAAGGAATTGCAGGCCCAGGGCTATGCACTGCCGGACTATCCGGAAACCGTAACCACCGATGCCGAGAAAGACGCTCGCGCCCGCTACGACAAGGTCAAGGGCAGCGCCGTGAACCCGGTCCTGCGCGAAGGCAACTCCGACCGCCGCGCACCGCTGTCGGTCAAGAACTACGCCCGCAAGCACCCGCACAAGATGGGCGCCTGGGCAGCCGACTCCAAATCCCACGTGGCCCACATGAGCACCGGCGATTTCTACGGCAGCGAAAAAGCCGCCCTGATCGACGCCGCGGGCAGCGTGAAAATCGAGCTGATCGCCCAGGATGGCACTGCCACTGTCCTGAAAGAAAAAACCACCGTACAAGCCGGTGAGATCCTCGACTGCGCCGTGATGAGCAAAAACGCCCTGCGCGACTTCATCGCCGCTGAAATCGAAGACGCCAAGCAAAAAGGCGTCCTGCTGTCGGTTCACCTCAAGGCCACCATGATGAAGGTCTCCGACCCGATCATGTTCGGCCAGATCGTTGCCGAGTTCTATAAAGATGCCCTGGCCAAGCACGCACAAGTGCTGGAGCAGATCGGCTTCAACCTGAACAACGGCATCGGCGACCTGTACGCCCGCATCAAGGCCCTGCCGGCCGAGCAACAGGCGCAGATCGAAGCCGACATCCAGGCGGTCTACGCGGCGCGCCCATCCTTGGCGATGGTCAACTCCGACAAAGGCATCACCAACCTGCACGTGCCGAGCGACGTCATCGTCGACGCCTCGATGCCAGCCATGATCCGTGACTCCGGCAAGATGTGGGGCACCGACGGCCAACTGCACGACACCAAGGCCGTGATCCCGGATCGCTGCTACGCCACCATCTACCAGGCGGTGATCGAAGACTGCAAGCAACACGGCGCCTTCGACCCAACCACCATGGGCAGCGTGCCGAACGTTGGCCTGATGGCCAAGAAAGCCGAAGAGTACGGCTCCCACGACAAGACCTTCCAGATCAAGGTCGACGGCGTGGTCCGTGTTTCGGACAGCAACGGCCGCACCCTGCTGGAGCAAAGCGTCGAAGCTGGTGACATTTTCCGCATGTGCCAGACCAAGGACGCGCCGATCCAGGATTGGGTCAAGCTGGCCGTCAACCGTGCCCGCGCCAGCGACACGCCGGCAATCTTCTGGCTGGACCCGATGCGCGCCCATGACGGCGTCGTGATCGAAAAAGTCCAGACCTACCTGAAGGACTACGACACTGCCGGCCTGGACATCCGCATCATGGCGCCGGTCGACGCGATGAAGTTCACCCTGGCCCGCACCCGCGAAGGCAAGGACACCATCTCGGTGACTGGCAACGTACTGCGCGACTACCTGACCGACCTGTTCCCGATCATGGAACTGGGCACCAGCGCCAAGATGCTGTCGATCGTGCCGCTGATGAACGGCGGTGGCCTGTTCGAAACCGGCGCTGGCGGCTCGGCCCCCAAGCACGTGCAGCAATTGCTGGAAGAAAACTTCCTGCGCTGGGATTCCCTGGGCGAGTTCCTGGCCCTGGCCGCATCCCTGGAACACCTGGGCGTGACCTACAACAACCCCAAGGCGCTGGTACTGGCCAAGACCCTGGACCAAGCCACTGGCGAGTTCCTGGACCGCAACAAATCGCCTTCGCGCAAGGTCGGCGGCATCGACAACCGTGGCAGCCACTTCTACCTGACCCTGTTCTGGGCCCAGGCACTGGCCGCCCAGGATGACGACGCAGCCCTCAAGGCTCAGTTCGCGACCCTGGCCAAGACATTGACCGACAACGAAGAAAAAATCGTTGCCGAACTCAATGCCGTCCAAGGCAAGCCAGTGGACATCGGCGGTTACTACTTCGCCAACCCGGAGCTGACCAGCAAGGCCATGCGCCCGAGCAACACCTTCAACGCGGCGATTGCCGCGCTGGTGTAA
- the icd gene encoding NADP-dependent isocitrate dehydrogenase, producing the protein MGYQKIQVPAVGDKITVNADHSLNVPDNPIIPFIEGDGIGVDISPVMIKVVDAAVQKAYGGKRKISWMEVYAGEKATQVYDQDTWLPQETLDAVKDYVVSIKGPLTTPVGGGIRSLNVALRQQLDLYVCLRPVRWFEGVPSPVKKPGDVDMTIFRENSEDIYAGIEWKAGSAEATKVIKFLKEEMGVTKIRFDEDCGIGVKPVSKQGTKRLARKALQYVVDNDRDSLTIVHKGNIMKFTEGAFKEWAYEVAAEEFGATLLDGGPWMQFKNPKTGKNVIVKDAIADAMLQQILLRPAEYDVIATLNLNGDYLSDALAAEVGGIGIAPGANLSDTVAMFEATHGTAPKYAGKDQVNPGSLILSAEMMLRHMGWTEAADLIIKGTNGAISAKTVTYDFERLMEGAKLVSSSGFGDALISHM; encoded by the coding sequence ATGGGGTATCAAAAGATTCAGGTTCCAGCCGTCGGTGACAAAATCACCGTCAATGCAGACCATTCTCTTAATGTTCCCGACAACCCGATCATCCCCTTCATCGAAGGCGACGGCATTGGCGTCGATATCAGTCCGGTCATGATCAAGGTTGTGGACGCTGCGGTTCAGAAGGCCTATGGCGGCAAGCGCAAGATTTCCTGGATGGAAGTCTATGCCGGTGAGAAAGCGACTCAAGTCTACGACCAGGACACCTGGCTGCCCCAGGAAACCCTGGACGCGGTCAAGGATTACGTGGTTTCCATCAAGGGTCCGCTGACCACGCCGGTGGGTGGTGGTATCCGTTCGCTGAACGTGGCCCTGCGCCAGCAGCTCGACCTGTACGTGTGCCTGCGTCCGGTGCGCTGGTTCGAAGGCGTGCCAAGCCCTGTCAAGAAGCCTGGCGACGTGGACATGACGATCTTCCGCGAGAACTCCGAGGACATCTACGCTGGCATCGAGTGGAAGGCCGGTTCGGCCGAAGCGACCAAGGTCATCAAGTTCCTGAAAGAAGAAATGGGTGTGACCAAGATCCGTTTCGACGAGGACTGCGGCATCGGCGTCAAGCCGGTTTCCAAGCAGGGCACCAAGCGCCTGGCCCGCAAGGCCTTGCAGTATGTTGTCGACAATGACCGCGACTCGCTGACCATCGTGCATAAAGGCAACATCATGAAGTTCACCGAAGGTGCCTTCAAGGAATGGGCCTACGAAGTGGCGGCCGAGGAGTTTGGCGCGACCTTGCTCGACGGCGGGCCGTGGATGCAGTTCAAGAATCCGAAGACCGGCAAGAATGTCATCGTCAAGGACGCCATCGCCGATGCGATGTTGCAGCAGATCCTGCTGCGTCCGGCCGAATATGACGTAATTGCGACCCTGAACCTGAACGGTGACTACCTGTCCGACGCCCTGGCGGCGGAAGTGGGCGGTATCGGTATTGCGCCAGGCGCCAACCTGTCCGATACCGTGGCCATGTTCGAAGCCACCCACGGTACCGCGCCCAAGTATGCCGGAAAGGACCAGGTCAACCCGGGGTCGTTGATCCTGTCGGCGGAAATGATGCTGCGCCACATGGGTTGGACCGAAGCGGCCGACCTGATCATCAAGGGCACCAATGGCGCGATTTCGGCCAAGACCGTGACCTATGACTTCGAACGTCTGATGGAGGGCGCCAAGCTGGTGTCGTCCTCGGGCTTCGGCGATGCCCTGATCTCGCACATGTAA
- a CDS encoding cold shock domain-containing protein, producing the protein MSVVKMNGKVKWFNNAKGYGFIIAAGRDDEDLFAHYSAINMEGYKTLKAGQPVTFDVIQGPKGLHAVNIKVVTAEEKPAPVHVRVTETH; encoded by the coding sequence ATGTCGGTCGTCAAGATGAATGGCAAGGTGAAATGGTTCAACAATGCCAAGGGCTACGGTTTCATTATCGCGGCCGGCAGGGATGATGAAGACCTTTTCGCCCATTACTCGGCCATCAACATGGAAGGCTATAAAACCCTGAAGGCCGGACAGCCTGTGACGTTCGACGTCATCCAGGGACCCAAGGGCCTGCACGCGGTCAACATCAAGGTTGTCACCGCCGAAGAAAAGCCCGCCCCCGTCCATGTCCGGGTCACCGAGACCCATTGA